Proteins co-encoded in one Alphaproteobacteria bacterium genomic window:
- a CDS encoding exodeoxyribonuclease VII small subunit has protein sequence MAKAATTLPDSIKELSFEQALKELETIVRGLESGQTDLEKSITDYTRGAQLRDHCLAKLNEAKLKVEKITKGADGALTTSAFDSKE, from the coding sequence ATGGCTAAAGCCGCAACGACACTTCCCGACAGCATCAAGGAACTCAGCTTCGAGCAAGCCCTCAAAGAGCTTGAGACGATCGTGCGAGGCCTTGAGTCAGGCCAAACGGATTTAGAAAAATCCATCACCGATTATACGCGCGGTGCGCAATTGCGCGACCACTGCCTCGCAAAATTGAATGAAGCAAAATTGAAAGTTGAAAAAATTACCAAAGGTGCCGATGGCGCGCTAACTACCAGTGCATTTGATTCAAAGGAATAA
- the ffh gene encoding signal recognition particle protein — translation MFDSLSKRLSASFDKLRSRGTLSEADVDAALRDIRMALIEADVALPVAKEFIASLKEKIVGEKIVTSVSPGQMVVKLVHDALVQLLGSETAEINLHTTPPAVILMCGLQGSGKTTSTGKLAKRLKDKQRKKVLVASLDIYRPAAQEQLATVAKAADVVSLPIVVGEKPEAITKRALHVARTEGYDVLLLDTAGRLHIDDTLMDELKAVRDLTNPIETLLVADSLTGQDAVNIAKAFHESIGVTGIILTRLDGDGRGGAALSMKHITGQPIKFAGMGEKLDEFEVFHPERIASRILDMGDVVSFVEKAAETFNEQDAKAAMEKMQSGKFDMNDMLQQMKQIQKMGGMGAMLNMLPGAGKIQEAMKGQSIDEKRIKHQEAMILSMTKAERTNPNLLNASRRRRIATGAGRTVQELNQLIKQYQQMETMMKQMKKIGMKGLANPANLKRLLGG, via the coding sequence ATGTTTGATTCTCTTTCAAAACGTCTTAGCGCATCCTTTGATAAGCTTCGCAGTCGCGGCACCTTGAGTGAAGCGGATGTGGATGCCGCATTGCGCGATATTCGTATGGCGTTGATCGAGGCGGATGTCGCCCTGCCCGTTGCCAAAGAATTCATCGCCAGCCTTAAAGAAAAAATCGTCGGCGAGAAGATTGTTACTTCTGTATCTCCAGGACAGATGGTCGTGAAGTTGGTGCATGATGCGCTGGTGCAGTTGCTTGGCAGCGAGACTGCTGAAATTAATTTGCACACCACACCACCTGCGGTGATTTTGATGTGTGGTCTGCAGGGTTCGGGTAAAACCACCAGCACGGGCAAACTCGCCAAGCGCCTGAAAGATAAACAGCGCAAGAAGGTGCTTGTTGCATCACTCGATATTTACCGACCTGCGGCGCAAGAGCAATTAGCAACCGTTGCGAAGGCGGCGGATGTTGTTTCATTACCGATTGTCGTAGGTGAAAAACCTGAAGCCATTACCAAGCGCGCGCTGCACGTTGCACGCACCGAAGGCTATGATGTGTTGCTGCTGGATACGGCAGGTCGTTTGCATATCGACGACACGTTGATGGACGAGCTGAAGGCCGTGCGCGATTTGACCAACCCAATCGAGACACTGCTGGTTGCCGACTCGTTGACGGGTCAGGACGCTGTGAATATCGCCAAGGCATTTCATGAGTCGATTGGCGTGACGGGGATTATTCTCACACGTTTGGATGGTGATGGTCGTGGTGGTGCGGCACTATCGATGAAGCATATCACCGGCCAGCCAATTAAATTCGCGGGTATGGGCGAGAAGCTGGATGAGTTTGAAGTTTTCCACCCTGAGCGCATTGCTTCACGCATTCTCGATATGGGTGATGTGGTGAGCTTCGTTGAAAAAGCTGCCGAGACCTTCAACGAGCAAGACGCCAAAGCGGCAATGGAGAAAATGCAGTCGGGCAAGTTCGATATGAACGACATGCTGCAGCAGATGAAGCAAATCCAGAAAATGGGTGGCATGGGGGCGATGCTGAATATGCTGCCTGGTGCAGGCAAAATTCAGGAGGCGATGAAAGGCCAAAGCATCGACGAGAAGCGCATCAAGCATCAAGAAGCGATGATTCTCTCGATGACCAAAGCCGAGCGCACTAACCCTAATTTGCTGAATGCTTCGCGCCGCCGCCGCATCGCGACTGGTGCAGGGCGCACGGTGCAGGAACTAAATCAGCTCATCAAACAATACCAACAAATGGAAACCATGATGAAGCAGATGAAGAAAATCGGCATGAAGGGACTGGCAAATCCCGCCAATCTCAAAAGGTTATTAGGGGGCTGA
- the rpsP gene encoding 30S ribosomal protein S16, whose amino-acid sequence MATVVRLARGGSKKSPFYRIVVADSRKPRDGNFIEKLGTFNPLLAKDNASRIVINAERAKYWFGTGAQPSDRVARILADMGLTQKPSADGKPQKPRRKADKLTRKEKAAAAEVEAKAQAEAEKAAAAEAPAEAAAPTAEETPAA is encoded by the coding sequence ATGGCAACTGTTGTTCGTTTAGCCCGTGGTGGTTCGAAAAAAAGCCCCTTCTACCGTATCGTTGTTGCGGATAGCCGCAAGCCACGTGATGGTAACTTCATTGAAAAACTGGGTACCTTCAACCCACTGCTCGCGAAAGACAATGCAAGCCGCATCGTCATTAACGCAGAGCGCGCAAAATATTGGTTCGGCACTGGCGCACAGCCTTCAGACCGCGTAGCACGCATTCTTGCTGATATGGGCCTGACCCAGAAGCCAAGCGCTGATGGCAAGCCACAAAAGCCACGCAGAAAAGCTGACAAGCTAACCCGCAAAGAGAAAGCTGCTGCTGCGGAAGTAGAAGCAAAAGCACAAGCAGAGGCTGAGAAAGCTGCTGCTGCGGAAGCACCTGCTGAAGCTGCTGCTCCTACTGCTGAAGAAACACCAGCAGCATAA
- the rimM gene encoding 16S rRNA processing protein RimM: MNVSDFVELAVVTSPHGVSGRVKIKSFASPPESFALPNLIDAAGNPVRLKITGGDGTVFIAAIEGLKRREDAELWRGKKLGVPRAALPDTRKEGEFFVTDLIGIPVTWENGDAYGTIKAVYNFGAGDILEITKRDGSDEMFSFNTATFPTIDVAAKRIVISPPEVIRGEEHD, from the coding sequence ATGAATGTTTCTGATTTTGTCGAGCTTGCGGTGGTAACGTCACCGCACGGTGTGAGTGGCCGCGTCAAAATCAAATCCTTTGCTAGCCCGCCTGAATCCTTCGCGCTACCCAACCTGATAGATGCGGCGGGCAATCCCGTACGTCTAAAAATTACGGGTGGTGATGGCACTGTATTTATTGCCGCAATTGAGGGATTAAAGCGGCGCGAAGATGCAGAATTGTGGCGCGGCAAGAAGCTGGGCGTTCCACGCGCAGCCCTGCCTGATACGCGCAAAGAAGGTGAATTTTTCGTAACAGACTTGATTGGCATCCCCGTTACTTGGGAAAATGGTGACGCGTATGGCACGATCAAGGCAGTCTATAATTTTGGTGCGGGTGATATTTTAGAAATCACCAAAAGGGATGGTAGCGACGAGATGTTTTCGTTCAATACCGCTACCTTCCCCACGATTGATGTCGCGGCGAAACGTATTGTGATTTCACCGCCTGAAGTCATCCGTGGAGAAGAACATGACTAA
- the trmD gene encoding tRNA (guanosine(37)-N1)-methyltransferase TrmD: protein MTKPWEVVVITLMPDMYPGPLAHSLIGDALDNGTWKLTTINLRDYGIGKHQVVDDSPYGGGAGMVIKPDVMDAAITEAKKRVPNAQLVHLTPRGERLTQPMLKEFTEQPLILICGRYEAIDERVIEKHTPREVSLGDFVLTGGDIPAMAIIEGTVRLLPDVVGDAASLGEESFGLHEEYQHLLEYPHYTKPAEWDGKTVPDVLTSGHHKNIDAWRKAQAEAMTQKNRPDLWEKYKK from the coding sequence ATGACTAAGCCATGGGAAGTGGTGGTCATTACACTGATGCCCGATATGTATCCGGGGCCCTTGGCGCATTCACTCATCGGTGATGCGTTGGATAATGGTACGTGGAAACTCACCACCATTAACTTACGTGACTACGGCATTGGCAAACATCAGGTGGTGGATGATTCACCTTATGGTGGTGGCGCGGGCATGGTGATTAAGCCTGACGTGATGGATGCCGCGATTACGGAAGCGAAGAAGCGGGTGCCTAATGCGCAGCTTGTGCACCTCACCCCACGTGGGGAACGTTTGACGCAACCCATGCTGAAGGAGTTCACCGAGCAACCACTCATTCTTATCTGTGGGCGCTATGAAGCGATTGATGAGCGCGTTATCGAGAAACATACGCCACGCGAAGTATCACTGGGCGATTTTGTACTCACGGGCGGCGATATCCCCGCCATGGCGATTATCGAGGGCACAGTACGCCTGTTGCCAGATGTTGTGGGTGATGCAGCCAGCTTGGGGGAGGAAAGTTTCGGACTTCACGAGGAATATCAGCATCTTCTGGAGTATCCACATTACACGAAACCCGCGGAATGGGACGGTAAAACCGTGCCGGACGTGCTTACCAGCGGTCATCACAAGAATATTGATGCTTGGCGCAAGGCGCAGGCCGAGGCTATGACCCAGAAAAACCGGCCGGATTTATGGGAAAAATATAAAAAATAG
- the rplS gene encoding 50S ribosomal protein L19 has translation MNIVQQLEAEQLAKATAGKRIDAFEAGDIVRVNVRIIEGNNERIQAFEGLVIAKKNAGINSSVTVRKVSHGEGVERIFPTFSPRLDSIEKIRGGEVRRAKLYYLRGLTGRAARIKEKRSVVPGADNAGSEAQA, from the coding sequence ATGAACATTGTACAGCAATTAGAAGCCGAGCAATTGGCAAAAGCAACCGCAGGCAAGCGCATCGATGCGTTTGAAGCAGGCGACATCGTGCGCGTGAACGTGCGTATTATCGAGGGCAACAACGAGCGTATTCAGGCGTTCGAAGGTCTCGTGATTGCAAAGAAAAATGCTGGCATCAATTCATCGGTTACCGTGCGTAAAGTAAGCCATGGTGAAGGTGTTGAGCGTATCTTCCCAACCTTCTCACCACGTCTGGATTCGATTGAGAAAATCCGTGGCGGTGAAGTGCGTCGTGCGAAATTGTACTACCTGCGTGGTCTTACTGGCCGTGCGGCACGTATTAAAGAAAAGCGTTCGGTGGTTCCGGGTGCAGATAACGCTGGCAGCGAAGCCCAAGCGTAA
- the leuC gene encoding 3-isopropylmalate dehydratase large subunit, giving the protein MSARPRTVFDKIFDAHLVHEAEDGTCLLYIDRHLVHEVTSPQAFEGLRAAGRKVHKPEATLAVADHNVPTTSDRLQGIKDETSRIQVQTLEDNTKEFGVQYFKMDDLRQGVVHIVGPEQGFTLPGATIVCGDSHTSTHGAFGALAFGIGTSEVEHVLATQTLIQKRAKNMRVTVDGTLPIGVTAKDITLAIIGKIGTAGGTGYVIEYAGSAIRELSMEGRMTVCNMSIEAGARAGLIAPDEKTFEYLKGRPMAPKGELWDKAVAWWKTLPSDADATFDAEITLNAADILPQVTWGTSPQDVLPISGKVPSPTDFEEARRETIARSLEYMGLTAGTPLTDIAIDKVFIGSCTNGRIEDLRAAAKIVDGKKVAASVKLAMIVPGSGLVKQQAEKEGLDKIFTAAGFEWREAGCSMCLAMNNDRLSPGERCAATSNRNFEGRQGRGGRTHLMSPAMAAAAAITGKLADVRDFQ; this is encoded by the coding sequence ATGAGCGCAAGACCACGTACAGTTTTTGATAAAATTTTTGATGCACATCTCGTTCATGAAGCAGAGGACGGAACGTGTCTGCTCTATATCGACCGTCATTTGGTGCATGAAGTAACTTCGCCTCAAGCCTTCGAAGGTTTGCGCGCTGCTGGCCGTAAAGTACATAAGCCTGAAGCGACACTCGCAGTTGCCGATCATAACGTACCAACGACGAGCGATCGCCTGCAAGGCATCAAAGACGAAACGTCGCGCATTCAAGTGCAAACGCTTGAAGACAACACCAAAGAATTCGGCGTGCAGTATTTCAAGATGGACGATCTGCGCCAAGGCGTCGTGCATATTGTGGGGCCTGAGCAAGGCTTCACCCTTCCCGGCGCGACGATTGTGTGTGGTGACTCGCACACCTCGACACATGGTGCATTCGGTGCGCTCGCATTTGGTATCGGCACGTCGGAAGTCGAGCATGTGCTTGCCACCCAAACACTGATTCAAAAACGTGCAAAAAATATGCGCGTCACCGTGGATGGCACTTTGCCAATCGGCGTGACAGCGAAAGATATTACGCTCGCCATCATCGGTAAAATCGGCACGGCTGGCGGCACGGGCTATGTAATTGAATATGCAGGTTCGGCGATTCGCGAACTCAGCATGGAAGGTCGTATGACCGTGTGTAACATGAGCATCGAAGCAGGTGCGCGCGCGGGTCTGATTGCGCCAGACGAGAAAACCTTCGAATACCTCAAAGGCCGCCCGATGGCGCCAAAAGGTGAGTTGTGGGACAAGGCCGTTGCATGGTGGAAGACTCTGCCAAGCGATGCGGATGCGACGTTTGATGCGGAAATCACGCTCAATGCTGCCGACATACTTCCGCAAGTCACATGGGGCACCAGCCCACAAGACGTTCTGCCGATTAGCGGCAAAGTGCCCTCACCTACGGATTTCGAAGAAGCACGCCGCGAGACGATTGCCCGTTCGCTTGAATATATGGGTCTTACCGCAGGCACGCCGCTTACTGACATTGCCATCGATAAGGTGTTCATTGGTTCATGCACCAATGGCCGTATCGAAGATTTGCGTGCTGCTGCAAAAATCGTGGACGGCAAAAAAGTTGCTGCTTCAGTGAAGCTCGCCATGATTGTTCCGGGCTCTGGCCTTGTAAAACAACAAGCCGAGAAAGAGGGCTTGGATAAAATTTTTACCGCCGCTGGATTTGAGTGGCGCGAAGCTGGTTGCTCGATGTGCCTTGCTATGAATAATGACCGCTTGTCACCTGGCGAACGTTGCGCCGCGACCAGCAATCGAAATTTCGAAGGTAGGCAAGGCCGTGGTGGCCGCACCCATCTGATGAGTCCCGCCATGGCCGCTGCCGCCGCGATTACGGGAAAACTGGCAGATGTAAGGGATTTCCAATGA
- a CDS encoding four helix bundle protein produces MSTELKTAAIGTARDYQNLPAWQKSMLLAEQVFEQTEQFPAREHAGLAAQLRQTATYVASAIAAASAASDSLEISEFYREAQSALAELSTQLQLAERLKYVEASDAQDEIDAITRLLIGMQHGLKIAARDAERAEQVAQREERSKAREERGGDRPFKKPYEKRDGGEDRPRREFKPRDRDDRGGDRPYKKPYQKREGGEDRPRRDFKRDDARGGDRPYKKPYQKREDGDAPRREYKPRDRDARPARDGGDRPYKKREDTRGDRQGYGGSKKPYVKRDFGGKPKPRRDRD; encoded by the coding sequence ATGAGTACCGAACTGAAGACCGCTGCCATCGGCACGGCACGTGACTACCAGAACCTGCCAGCGTGGCAGAAATCGATGTTGCTTGCTGAGCAAGTCTTCGAACAAACCGAACAATTCCCTGCGCGTGAGCATGCGGGTTTGGCTGCACAACTGCGCCAAACGGCAACTTACGTTGCCAGTGCGATTGCGGCAGCAAGCGCTGCAAGCGACAGCTTGGAGATCAGCGAATTCTACCGTGAAGCGCAATCAGCACTTGCTGAACTTTCAACACAATTGCAACTCGCTGAGCGTTTGAAATATGTCGAAGCTTCGGACGCGCAGGACGAGATTGATGCCATCACACGTTTGCTTATCGGCATGCAGCATGGCCTGAAAATCGCCGCGCGCGATGCAGAACGTGCCGAGCAAGTGGCACAGCGTGAAGAGCGCAGCAAAGCACGCGAAGAGCGTGGTGGTGACCGTCCGTTCAAGAAGCCTTACGAAAAACGTGATGGTGGTGAAGATCGTCCACGTCGTGAATTCAAGCCACGTGACCGCGATGATCGCGGTGGTGACCGCCCTTACAAAAAGCCTTACCAGAAGCGCGAAGGTGGTGAAGACCGCCCACGTCGTGATTTTAAACGCGATGACGCGCGTGGTGGCGACCGCCCATATAAGAAGCCTTACCAGAAACGTGAAGATGGTGATGCGCCACGCCGCGAATACAAGCCGCGTGACCGCGATGCACGCCCAGCACGTGATGGTGGCGACCGCCCTTACAAAAAGCGCGAGGACACGCGCGGTGACCGCCAAGGATACGGCGGCAGCAAGAAGCCTTACGTGAAGCGTGACTTCGGCGGCAAACCAAAACCACGTAGAGACCGCGACTAA
- the leuD gene encoding 3-isopropylmalate dehydratase small subunit: protein MQKFTSISAVAAPLPLQNVDTDMIIPKQFLKTIKRTGLKDGLFYEMRYTVEGKKIEDFVLHREPYTSAEVLVSFDNFGCGSSREHAPWALLDFGIRCVIAPSFADIFYNNCFKNGILPIVLPREQVESLMQHAQSSSNKITVDLPSQTIKAGNHEFRFDLDAFRKHCLLNGLDDIGLTLEKKAAIANFETQRSQAFPWL from the coding sequence ATGCAAAAGTTCACCAGTATTTCCGCAGTTGCTGCCCCACTCCCGTTGCAAAACGTGGATACGGATATGATTATCCCGAAGCAGTTCCTGAAAACCATTAAGCGCACGGGTCTCAAAGACGGCCTGTTCTATGAAATGCGCTATACGGTCGAAGGCAAAAAGATTGAGGATTTCGTCTTGCACCGCGAGCCTTACACGTCTGCGGAAGTGCTGGTGTCGTTTGATAATTTCGGCTGTGGCTCTTCGCGCGAACATGCGCCGTGGGCGCTGCTGGATTTCGGTATTCGCTGCGTGATTGCACCGTCATTTGCCGACATTTTCTATAATAACTGCTTTAAAAACGGTATTCTGCCCATCGTGCTGCCACGTGAGCAGGTGGAATCGTTGATGCAGCACGCCCAGTCGTCGAGCAATAAAATCACCGTTGATTTGCCGTCGCAGACCATCAAAGCCGGAAACCATGAATTCCGCTTCGATTTGGACGCATTCCGCAAGCATTGCTTACTCAATGGGCTTGATGATATCGGCCTAACGCTTGAGAAAAAGGCGGCGATTGCCAACTTTGAGACTCAGCGCAGCCAAGCGTTTCCTTGGCTTTAG
- a CDS encoding DUF1761 domain-containing protein: MEHYWNTLADVSPFAVVLSAVAMMIVGSLWYSSFFFGKAWMRLSGIRMSDIRPDEARRGYVFATIFALLIAYLLGVVAAHAGSNTHALYGGVSLIWLFVMAEQANGFVWEKQPFALFLLQAFRSLFSLLAGATVFLFWS, translated from the coding sequence ATGGAACATTACTGGAACACACTCGCAGACGTTTCCCCATTCGCCGTAGTTCTAAGCGCCGTGGCGATGATGATCGTTGGCTCTCTTTGGTACTCGAGCTTCTTCTTCGGTAAAGCTTGGATGCGCCTCTCTGGTATCCGCATGAGCGATATCCGCCCCGATGAGGCGCGCCGTGGCTATGTGTTCGCTACCATCTTTGCCCTGCTCATTGCATATTTGCTTGGCGTTGTTGCTGCACACGCAGGTAGTAACACACATGCTCTCTATGGCGGTGTCAGCCTTATCTGGCTCTTTGTGATGGCCGAACAAGCCAATGGTTTCGTGTGGGAGAAGCAACCTTTTGCACTTTTCTTACTTCAGGCTTTTCGAAGCCTGTTTTCTCTGCTAGCAGGCGCTACCGTATTCTTGTTCTGGAGCTAG
- the leuB gene encoding 3-isopropylmalate dehydrogenase — protein sequence MTKTILLLPGDGIGPEVVPQAKRVLEWAASAAGASFVFDEALIGGSAYDAVGTPYPAETLEKAKKADAILLGAVGGPKWESLDYSVRPERGLLGIRKDLDLFANLRPAMCFPALADASTLKADVISGLDILIVRELTGDIYFGQPRGVTVENGHRVGRNTMVYADWEVTRIGRVALELARKRNKKLCSVDKANVLETTEMWREEVQKLRDADYTDIELSHMYVDNAAMQLVRNPKQFDVMVTGNIFGDILSDCAAMLTGSLGMLASASLGEEKNGKRAALYEPVHGSAPDIAGKGIANPIATILSVSMMLRYSFNMIREADLVDKAVADVLEQGYRTGDIMQDGKKKVGTKEMGDAILASLEKLNKQTKAA from the coding sequence ATGACAAAGACCATCCTATTGCTGCCTGGTGATGGCATCGGGCCTGAAGTAGTCCCTCAAGCCAAGCGCGTGCTCGAATGGGCTGCCAGCGCGGCTGGCGCTTCATTTGTTTTCGATGAAGCACTTATCGGCGGCTCGGCGTATGACGCGGTGGGAACACCCTACCCTGCTGAAACACTCGAGAAAGCAAAGAAGGCAGATGCGATTTTGCTCGGTGCCGTTGGTGGCCCAAAATGGGAATCGCTGGATTATAGCGTACGCCCAGAGCGCGGCTTGCTCGGCATTCGCAAAGACCTCGATTTGTTTGCAAACTTGCGCCCTGCTATGTGCTTCCCTGCATTGGCGGATGCTTCGACACTGAAAGCAGACGTTATTTCGGGTCTGGATATTCTTATCGTGCGCGAACTGACGGGTGATATTTATTTTGGTCAACCACGCGGCGTTACCGTCGAGAACGGTCATCGCGTGGGTCGTAACACCATGGTGTATGCGGATTGGGAAGTCACGCGCATTGGCCGCGTGGCGCTAGAGCTTGCGCGTAAGCGCAACAAAAAACTTTGCTCGGTCGATAAGGCGAACGTACTCGAGACCACCGAAATGTGGCGCGAAGAAGTGCAGAAATTGCGCGACGCAGATTATACCGATATCGAGCTGTCGCATATGTATGTTGATAATGCGGCGATGCAGTTGGTGCGCAATCCAAAGCAGTTTGACGTGATGGTGACTGGAAATATCTTCGGCGATATTCTCTCTGATTGCGCGGCGATGCTGACAGGCTCACTCGGTATGTTGGCGAGCGCCTCGCTTGGTGAAGAAAAGAACGGCAAGCGCGCGGCACTGTATGAGCCCGTGCATGGTTCCGCGCCTGATATCGCAGGCAAAGGCATTGCCAACCCGATCGCAACGATTCTCTCGGTGAGCATGATGCTGCGCTATTCATTCAACATGATTCGTGAAGCAGATCTCGTCGATAAGGCAGTTGCTGATGTGCTGGAGCAAGGCTATCGCACGGGTGATATTATGCAAGACGGCAAGAAGAAGGTTGGCACCAAAGAAATGGGTGATGCGATTTTAGCGTCACTGGAAAAACTGAATAAACAAACGAAGGCAGCGTAA
- a CDS encoding aspartate-semialdehyde dehydrogenase has protein sequence MGYKIAVVGATGNVGREILAILDERKFPASEVVALASRNSLGKQVSFGDTKILDVKVLDDYDFTGTDIALFSPGSAVSKVHAPRAAVQGCVVIDNTSYFRMEQDIPLVVPEVNAHALKDFGKRNIIANPNCSTIQMVVALKPLHAVNPIRRVVVSTYQSVSGAGKDAMDELYDQTKALYVHDHKDPKKFTKRIAFNVIPHIDSFMDSGMTKEEFKMVEETKKILDPNILVSATCVRVPVFVGHSESVNIEFTNPISVKEVYDIFEEAEGVTLVDRREDGGYITPAECAGEDNVYVSRVRKDPTIANGINMWVVSDNLRKGAALNAVQIAEKLIENFGLKAKAA, from the coding sequence ATGGGTTACAAAATTGCAGTAGTGGGCGCGACAGGAAATGTTGGCCGTGAAATTCTAGCGATTCTGGATGAGCGTAAATTCCCAGCATCCGAAGTGGTGGCGCTTGCGTCGCGCAACTCGCTTGGCAAACAAGTGAGCTTCGGTGACACCAAAATTCTCGATGTCAAAGTGCTCGATGATTATGATTTCACGGGTACGGATATCGCTCTGTTTTCTCCCGGTTCTGCGGTTTCGAAAGTCCATGCGCCACGTGCTGCGGTCCAAGGTTGTGTGGTGATTGATAACACCTCCTATTTCCGTATGGAGCAGGATATTCCGCTCGTTGTTCCAGAAGTGAATGCGCATGCGCTAAAAGATTTCGGCAAACGCAATATCATTGCGAATCCTAACTGCTCAACCATTCAAATGGTCGTGGCGCTGAAGCCATTGCACGCGGTAAACCCTATTAGACGCGTGGTGGTTTCGACCTACCAATCCGTTTCGGGTGCAGGCAAAGACGCGATGGACGAGCTCTATGACCAAACCAAAGCACTTTATGTGCATGACCATAAAGACCCAAAGAAATTCACCAAGCGCATTGCTTTCAACGTGATTCCGCACATTGACTCATTCATGGATAGCGGCATGACGAAAGAAGAATTCAAGATGGTAGAAGAGACCAAAAAGATTCTCGATCCGAATATTCTGGTGAGCGCGACCTGCGTGCGCGTACCGGTATTTGTTGGCCATTCGGAGTCGGTGAATATCGAATTCACCAACCCTATCTCGGTGAAAGAAGTTTACGATATTTTCGAAGAGGCAGAAGGCGTGACCTTGGTGGATCGTCGTGAAGATGGCGGCTACATTACGCCTGCTGAATGTGCGGGCGAAGATAACGTCTATGTTTCACGCGTGCGCAAAGACCCAACCATTGCCAATGGTATCAACATGTGGGTTGTGTCGGATAATCTGCGCAAAGGTGCGGCACTCAATGCCGTACAAATCGCTGAGAAGTTGATTGAGAATTTTGGGCTGAAAGCAAAAGCGGCTTAA
- the sdhC gene encoding succinate dehydrogenase, cytochrome b556 subunit: protein MNERPLSPHLQIYRPQISSVTSIFHRISGIVLSVGAAFMVAWLWAAAYNSGYFVMWRGFFGSILGQIMLIGWSVAFYYHLGNGLRHLWWDTGNGFDLKTADKTGYFVFGFTALATLITWLIIWS, encoded by the coding sequence ATGAACGAGCGCCCCCTCTCGCCCCACCTGCAGATTTACCGACCACAGATTTCCTCGGTTACCTCCATTTTCCACCGCATTAGCGGCATTGTGCTGTCCGTCGGCGCGGCCTTTATGGTCGCTTGGCTATGGGCTGCGGCCTATAATTCTGGCTATTTCGTGATGTGGCGTGGGTTTTTTGGCTCAATCCTTGGCCAAATCATGCTGATTGGCTGGTCAGTGGCCTTCTACTACCACCTTGGTAACGGGTTACGCCACCTCTGGTGGGATACAGGTAATGGCTTTGACCTCAAAACCGCCGATAAAACTGGTTATTTCGTCTTTGGATTTACCGCACTCGCCACTCTTATCACGTGGCTCATTATCTGGAGTTAG
- the sdhD gene encoding succinate dehydrogenase, hydrophobic membrane anchor protein — MKSRSKLTSSIARARGLGSAKDGVHHWWMQRLTAVLLVPLSIWFMVSLVGELAGANRVEVAAWLESPLVAVALAGMLVSGFWHAKLGIQVVIEDYIHHEWIKFGALFTNSFAFWAMGILSLFAVIKLHFFGI; from the coding sequence ATGAAATCTCGTTCAAAACTCACCTCTTCCATTGCACGCGCACGCGGGCTTGGTTCTGCAAAAGACGGTGTTCACCACTGGTGGATGCAGCGCCTCACCGCCGTATTGCTCGTGCCGCTTTCTATTTGGTTTATGGTTTCCTTGGTTGGTGAGCTTGCGGGTGCGAACCGCGTTGAAGTTGCCGCGTGGTTGGAAAGCCCTCTCGTTGCAGTGGCTTTGGCGGGTATGTTGGTTTCTGGTTTTTGGCACGCCAAGCTTGGCATTCAAGTGGTGATTGAAGATTACATTCACCATGAGTGGATCAAGTTTGGGGCGCTCTTTACCAATAGTTTTGCTTTCTGGGCGATGGGTATTTTGAGCCTGTTCGCTGTCATTAAACTTCATTTCTTCGGGATTTAG